A region of Phaeodactylum tricornutum CCAP 1055/1 chromosome 14, whole genome shotgun sequence DNA encodes the following proteins:
- a CDS encoding predicted protein translates to MTSLWTFLQRHQADSIDDLSSHALGNQDSFDPHSPNLPAVTASHSCDTVENEYDDNNNHHHKRTQPTLIQIPLRHAPSTPEGLRSRPSVSLLRQELAIPSNLSWSPVANKEHRPSVLPPMPSNSWSTQGSLHSPPVSNSSFYAGDGIAQSPNLRPGRARTAVGALVVALQNVPPQRSHPSTCSLPSLPSRDLDEYEPNDVSEDSEEAFPYTPFGHTPTRHNPTLRRSSSPVSHDTSIVASPSSLTRPYSLIPAPRIVLPPNNDSPTSSRMSLMPNDPHEQPYDFEPLESSSRVVYACDQTQVSALEQESLQDRALVVEDDAAQDETNLALYNQRNQRLYQQHLLVACIERLQDQLHLVAHIETINEAGLQEVVKTSMDEEGILQGFSELDRHNIVANLNALLIEMDVAQQEEFFMSPTQVPMVAEPHNVLRDAILLCRTLVEVATPAEERCAHNQSHTPVEQQGRWKIIPGLAIAMGANVLPETPPPRGGDTSVFSLPESERTPMTSNVSTTSTITSHPQPDVHLGPALWQSGANGLQIRRTIQVLSSAFQTLSKSCRTLTAINPSAHDLARAAHSIKQVYSKQLARMDTEDLKHLIDAFELDIPPFRIARQVSRDQSEDGLPALPPLFTSRTVAEEFRLASAPQASRMERFHGPRQDDRESLFSPNTDDMRTWTLESEGEYDDDEDSLLLYDDLRRQDGSNEYNDQPEPRDAAPMSALIEPTHSQTAANFGPCCSLDEDDVCT, encoded by the coding sequence ATGACTTCTCTCTGGACGTTTCTCCAGCGCCACCAAGCGGATTCCATCGATGATCTTTCTTCCCACGCTCTCGGAAACCAGGATTCCTTCGATCCGCACTCACCCAACCTACCGGCGGTGACCGCGAGTCACAGCTGCGATACCGTCGAAAACGAATACGACGATAACAACAACCACCATCACAAACGTACACAACCAACCTTGATTCAGATACCTCTCCGTCACGCGCCCTCGACTCCCGAAGGATTGCGTTCACGTCCATCCGTGTCGCTCTTGCGCCAGGAACTCGCTATTCCGTCCAATCTTTCCTGGAGTCCGGTTGCAAACAAGGAACACCGTCCTTCCGTTCTACCCCCCATGCCCAGCAATTCATGGTCCACGCAAGGATCGTTGCACTCACCACCCGTCAGCAACAGTTCCTTTTATGCCGGAGACGGGATCGCGCAGTCACCCAACCTACGTCCCGGACGAGCCCGAACCGCCGTGGGGGCTTTGGTAGTGGCTCTCCAAAACGTTCCACCACAAAGGTCCCACCCATCGACCTGTAGTTTACCGTCCTTGCCCAGTCGAGATCTGGATGAGTACGAACCAAACGACGTTTCCGAAGATTCCGAAGAAGCCTTCCCGTACACGCCGTTCGGCCACACACCGACACGTCACAATCCCACCCTCCGACGGTCATCAAGTCCCGTATCCCACGATACCAGTATCGTCGCGTCACCTTCCTCGTTGACCCGTCCGTATTCATTGATCCCAGCACCGCGGATTGTGCTTCCGCCAAATAATGACAGTCCCACGTCTTCACGGATGAGTCTCATGCCCAACGATCCCCACGAACAACCCTACGATTTTGAACCGTTAGAATCCTCCAGTCGCGTCGTGTACGCCTGTGATCAGACACAAGTCTCGGCTTTGGAACAAGAATCGCTTCAGGATCGGGCTCTGGTCGTCGAGGACGATGCGGCTCAGGACGAAACAAACCTAGCTCTGTACAATCAAAGAAATCAGCGGCTTTACCAGCAACACCTACTCGTCGCCTGTATTGAACGATTGCAAGATCAGCTGCACCTTGTGGCGCATATCGAAACCATCAACGAAGCGGGTTTGCAGGAAGTAGTAAAAACatccatggacgaagaaggaATACTCCAAGGATTCTCCGAACTTGACCGTCACAACATTGTGGCGAATCTAAATGCCCTACTCATTGAAATGGACGTGGCGCAACAGGAAGAATTCTTTATGAGTCCTACGCAAGTGCCCATGGTGGCCGAACCGCACAACGTCCTCCGCGACGCCATTCTACTCTGCCGCACCCTGGTGGAAGTGGCCACTCCGGCCGAAGAACGGTGCGCGCATAATCAATCCCACACACCCGTggagcaacaaggacgtTGGAAGATCATTCCTGGCCTGGCCATTGCCATGGGGGCCAATGTTCTGCCGGAGACTCCTCCACCGCGTGGGGGAGATACGTCTGTCTTTTCTCTGCCCGAATCGGAACGCACGCCAATGACGTCGAACGTCAGTACGACTAGTACCATCACGTCCCATCCGCAGCCAGATGTACACCTTGGTCCAGCACTTTGGCAGAGTGGGGCCAATGGTCTGCAAATTCGACGAACGATTCAGGTTTTGTCATCGGCGTTTCAGACGTTGAGCAAAAGCTGCCGCACGTTGACGGCAATCAATCCGAGTGCCCACGACCTTGCTCGTGCCGCCCATAGCATCAAGCAAGTGTATTCGAAACAACTCGCGCGGATGGATACTGAAGATCTCAAGCATTTGATTGATGCTTTCGAGTTGGACATTCCGCCATTTCGTATCGCGCGTCAAGTCTCGCGCGACCAAAGTGAGGACGGATTACCGGCGCTTCCTCCGCTTTTCACCTCGCGTACGGTCGCGGAAGAATTCCGCCTCGCATCCGCACCCCAAGCGTCCCGTATGGAACGATTCCACGGGCCTCGTCAAGACGACCGTGAGTCCTTGTTTTCACCCAACACGGACGATATGCGCACGTGGACTCTGGAATCCGAAGgagaatacgacgacgacgaagactccttgttgttgtacGACGATTTGCGTCGTCAAGACGGCAGCAACGAGTACAACGATCAACCGGAACCACGCGATGCCGCCCCGATGTCGGCCCTAATCGAGCCCACGCATTCGCAAACCGCGGCGAATTTCGGTCCGTGCTGTTCCctggacgaagatgacgTCTGTACGTAA
- a CDS encoding predicted protein encodes MAATEKSCADEIDRELSLISLYESELKRLKRKLNAQKVAQPLHSAAAPEHTGTEYGNDSEQDPLDWILQQQQTSAVSNLLASIQSHESLLRDDIEPLQTAIRQFEFTTVDKVPPRDGKPSSPHSAVSYSLKGHFLANESIHADFVIDFQLQNSRAEDKMTQTTKILGIICNLSSINEPDRDLSWLAREAKPTDSGNFASFVTKICSYLEFDVRREACLTKWGHVTVTRDHSKYLIEIPLDHDNTGTNFHLSTLSIVWGWKWKDEHDVLRLTQTAFELGLKQQDLDFLVQACGTCEKAIGIVLAQTSGDTMLFPNDEQESRTPTLPDVEQDADQEDNDSLDGGVLRENASLASSTQSLTKSPSGRRRSDYEVQRLLKIQRNQQLLEKLGLSHSSRSKPTTAEKRRPAEEQANQELETKRRKRKKELDGKRRLSGRVRLKPVTFAEEQVFHRKGSWKDSFSKRTNQIQNGEHRSLSGRIAQPRGRPPTGCAWDTRIGMWVKFNDTSDRKQDAAELMRPSSSVAAQSSSTLEANYSLVDGAFSSTRDGTAPQMNEYSSPSNGTFPRPRGRPLSGHSWDERHGIWVPGTSPGKVSQNDYGRIAPSIRGPTERLPETPNHPSFEKSPSNLRNLDHSKSGVKFSTPFAKTIPRPRGRPRSGHSWDEVHGVWVPLGKRSQSKFAYVIQPLHDRTEKLPETPNHPGFKKSVSKSSNRDLPKSDEEIKSRSATTFPRPRGRPPIGCYWDETRGCWATQLSTREVDQPTGALAPKLSRNSIFDTGALHVSARSAHINVTDHPRKPTDNFSGRFPRPRGRPRAGCIWDEVRGLWIPEMKAPETKPVLTERPTIPLPIPRTSSKSPSVTRLPFSLRPDTIQPKSSPVANSDGTYGRPRGKAPLYYGWDTHRGVWVSQSNPSVSSSRIADRSPVYESPPGQKYSNAIAMPSPAVVKVGSEIDRTRAAEGFVIREQGNPMGTGNNVAVDRKQSEIDKETALYELYQEKLRHLEKPRKSNG; translated from the coding sequence ATGGCGGCGACAGAAAAAAGCTGCGCAGACGAAATTGATCGAGAACTAAGTCTCATCTCCCTTTATGAGAGTGAACTAAAACGTCTAAAGCGTAAGCTGAATGCTCAAAAGGTAGCGCAGCCCTTGCATTCGGCAGCAGCACCGGAACACACCGGTACCGAGTACGGCAACGATTCCGAGCAGGATCCACTCGACTGGATtttgcagcaacagcaaacgTCGGCAGTTTCAAACTTGTTAGCTTCCATTCAATCACACGAAAGCCTTTTACGGGATGATATTGAACCCCTGCAAACAGCAATTCGCCAGTTTGAGTTTACTACCGTCGATAAAGTACCGCCTCGCGATGGCAAGCCGTCATCTCCTCACTCAGCCGTAAGCTATTCTCTAAAAGGCCACTTCCTGGCAAATGAGTCTATCCATGCGGACTTTGTGATTGACTTTCAACTACAGAATTCCCGCGCCGAAGACAAGATGACTCAAACGACAAAAATTCTGGGCATTATCTGCAACTTATCCAGCATAAATGAACCAGATCGAGACTTGTCGTGGTTGGCTCGAGAAGCCAAGCCTACTGATTCCGGTAATTTTGCCAGTTTCGTAACAAAAATATGTTCCTACTTGGAATTTGATGTCCGTCGTGAAGCTTGTTTAACGAAATGGGGCCATGTCACCGTAACAAGGGATCATTCGAAATACCTTATTGAGATCCCTCTTGATCATGATAATACCGGTACGAACTTTCATTTGTCGACGCTTTCCATCGTCTGGGGCTGGAAGTGGAAAGACGAGCATGATGTATTGCGTCTAACACAGACGGCTTTTGAGTTGGGGCTCAAACAACAAGATTTGGACTTCCTTGTACAAGCATGCGGCACCTGTGAGAAGGCGATTGGAATCGTTCTGGCACAGACGAGCGGGGACACGATGCTTTTCCCCAATGACGAGCAAGAGTCGAGGACGCCAACTTTGCCAGATGTCGAACAAGACGCTGATCAAGAGGATAATGACAGTTTGGACGGCGGCGTTCTGCGCGAAAATGCTTCACTTGCGTCAAGCACGCAATCCCTTACTAAATCCCCTAGTGGGCGTCGACGCTCCGACTACGAAGTACAGCGGCTTCTTAAAATCCAGCGCAACCAGCAGTTGCTGGAAAAATTGGGTCTCTCACATTCCTCAAGGTCGAAACCAACCACGGCTGAGAAGAGGCGCCCTGCGGAAGAGCAAGCAAATCAGGAGCTGGAAACGAAGCGcaggaaacgaaagaaagaATTGGACGGAAAGCGACGGTTGTCGGGACGAGTTCGCCTGAAGCCTGTCAcctttgcggaagaacaagtATTCCATCGGAAAGGGTCTTGGAAAGATTCGTTCTCGAAAAGGACAAATCAGATTCAAAACGGTGAACACAGGAGTTTATCTGGACGCATTGCTCAACCGCGCGGACGACCACCCACCGGGTGCGCATGGGATACCAGAATTGGAATGTGGGTAAAATTCAACGACACCAGCGATAGGAAGCAAGATGCAGCTGAGCTTATGAGGCCGTCCTCAAGTGTGGCAGCCCAGAGCTCGTCAACGCTAGAAGCAAATTATTCCTTGGTTGATggtgctttttcttccacTCGAGATGGGACTGCTCCTCAGATGAACGAGTACAGCAGCCCGTCGAATGGTACATTTCCTCGTCCGCGTGGAAGGCCACTTAGTGGGCATTCCTGGGACGAAAGACATGGTATTTGGGTGCCGGGAACCAGCCCTGGAAAAGTCAGTCAAAACGATTATGGTCGCATAGCACCATCGATACGCGGTCCGACAGAAAGATTGCCAGAGACACCCAACCATCCAAGCTTTGAAAAGTCGCCGTCCAATCTTCGAAATCTTGACCATTCGAAAAGTGGCGTAAAATTCAGCACTCCGTTCGCCAAGACAATTCCTCGACCCCGCGGAAGGCCACGTAGTGGGCATTCATGGGACGAAGTGCATGGTGTTTGGGTGCCCCTGGGAAAACGGAGTCAAAGCAAGTTTGCGTATGTCATACAACCGTTACACGACAGAACAGAAAAACTGCCCGAGACGCCCAATCATCCAGGCTTTAAAAAGTCGGTGTCCAAGTCCAGCAATCGTGATCTTCCGAAAAGTGACGAGGAGATAAAAAGTCGTTCCGCCACGACGTTTCCTCGGCCCCGTGGACGACCACCAATAGGATGCTACTGGGACGAGACACGGGGTTGTTGGGCTACGCAACTGAGTACTCGAGAAGTCGACCAGCCGACAGGGGCATTGGCACCCAAACTTTCCCGTAATTCCATATTCGACACGGGCGCATTGCATGTTAGCGCTCGATCAGCTCATATCAATGTTACAGATCATCCAAGAAAACCGACAGATAATTTTTCCGGTCGCTTTCCGCGACCGCGGGGAAGACCACGGGCGGGATGTATCTGGGACGAGGTCCGTGGGCTCTGGATCCCTGAGATGAAAGCCCCAGAGACAAAGCCAGTATTGACGGAGCGTCCCACCATTCCACTTCCGATCCCACGAACGAGTTCCAAAAGTCCGTCAGTCACGCGGCTGCCATTCTCGTTACGTCCCGACACTATCCAGCCAAAATCGTCTCCGGTAGCAAACAGCGACGGTACGTACGGCCGACCCCGGGGAAAAGCTCCACTGTACTATGGATGGGATACCCACCGCGGAGTGTGggtatcacagtcaaacccGTCCGTCAGCTCGTCACGGATAGCAGACCGTTCTCCCGTTTACGAATCACCACCCGGCCAGAAATATAGCAATGCGATAGCGATGCCATCTCCAGCAGTCGTGAAGGTCGGTTCCGAGATCGATCGAACGCGAGCAGCAGAAGGTTTCGTCATTCGGGAGCAAGGGAATCCTATGGGCACGGGAAATAACGTGGCTGTTGATAGGAAGCAGTCGGAAATCGACAAAGAAACTGCACTTTACGAATTGTATCAAGAAAAGCTACGGCATCTGGAAAAACCGCGGAAATCAAATGGGTAG
- a CDS encoding predicted protein, translating into MASEGDIDTAASASGTTEDPDSGEVIGSAALRPVFLGNLVPNYSTDEVTTLFERPMLPAAAAEGAYRPIPVDRIDLKRGYCFVFLKDAATQADKEQAERFVSDINGMQIANVSNSLRAEFARGDGRVKRKEDERRKNIAPSETLFVVNFHEETTKKEDLQMLFEPFGELVRIDLKRNYAFVQFKTIAEATKAKETTNGGKLDQSVLTVEYVARERNMNGGGGGGMDRRDRDRRGRDYRDRYDDRRGPPNRGMPPPPYMDDRRGGYDRRGDRYDRPGYDRIDDRYRRERSPPGYRGRPRSRSRSPPRHYRSRSPPLRYDERYDDHRRRPPSPPPAADYRDRRGGAPSPDRDYRGDRDRGYRS; encoded by the exons ATGGCGTCCGAAGGAGATATTGACACGGCTGCATCAGCTTCTGGTACTACCGAGGATCCCGACTCTGGCGAAGTGATTGGTTCTGCCGCTCTGCGTCCCGTCTTCTTGGGGAATTTGGTCCCGAATTACAGTACGGATGAAGTGACGACGCTCTTCGAACGGCCCATGCTGCCAGCCGCTGCTGCGGAAGGCGCGTATCGCCCCATTCCCGTGGATCGGATCGATCTCAAGCGGGGGTACTGCTTTGTCTTTCTCAAGGATGCTGCTACGCAAGCGGACAAGGAACAGGCCGAGCGATTTGTGTCCGACATCAACGGCAT GCAAATCGCCAACGTCTCCAACTCTCTCCGTGCCGAGTTTGCTCGTGGCGATGGTCGGGTCAAACGCAAGGAAGACGAACGGCGCAAGAACATTGCGCCCTCCGAAACTCTCTTTGTCGTTAACTTTCACGAGGAAACCaccaaaaaggaagactTGCAAATGCTGTTCGAGCCGTTCGGGGAACTCGTGCGCATTGATTTGAAACGCAATTACGCCTTTGTGCAATTCAAAACTATTGCCGAAGCGACCAAGGCCAAGGAAACGACCAACGGAGGCAAGTTGGATCAGTCCGTGTTGACGGTAGAGTACGTGGCTCGCGAACGCAACATGAACGGTGGGGGCGGCGGCGGTATGGATCGCCGCGATCGGGATCGTCGGGGACGCGACTACCGTGATCGCTACGATGACCGTCGGGGTCCTCCCAACCGGGGCATGCCCCCGCCTCCCTACATGGACGATCGACGCGGCGGTTACGACCGTCGCGGAGATCGATACGATCGTCCCGGATACGATCGGATCGACGACCGATACCGACGGGAGCGTAGTCCCCCCGGCTATCGGGGACGCCCGCGGTCCCGCTCGCGCAGTCCACCCCGACACTACCGTTCGCGCAGTCCACCGCTGCGCTACGACGAGCGCTACGACGATCACCGCCGCCGTCCCCCGAGCCCGCCCCCCGCGGCGGATTACCGAGACCGCCGTGGTGGGGCTCCGAGTCCGGATCGGGATTATCGTGGGGACCGTGACCGTGGCTACCGCTCGTAA
- a CDS encoding predicted protein, whose amino-acid sequence MSVEMETCPASAPFFGFMGVTSALVFANIGAAYGTAKSGVGISSMGVMNPGLVMRNIIPVVMAGVLGIYGLIVAVIIQGSIVSPQNGLSQYSLYTGFAHLAAGLCCGLSGLAAGMAIGIVGDAGVRAVGQQEKLFVGMILILIFAEALGLYGLIVALILSQNSFVCEGNN is encoded by the exons ATGAGTGTCGAAATGGAAACTTGCCCGGCGTCTGCGCCTTTCTTTGGGTTTATGGGAGTGACTTCCGCCCTGGTGTTTGCCAATATTGGCGCCGCGTACGGAACAGCCAAGTCCGGAGTCGGTATTTCCTCCATGGGTGTGATGAACCCGGGTCTGGTCATGCGTAACATCATTCCCGTAGTCATGGCGGGAGTTCTGGGAATCTACGGGCTCATTGTGGCCGTGATTATTCAGGGTTCCATTGTATCTCCGCAAAACGGACTTTCTCAGTACTCGCTATACACCGGCTTTGCACATTTGGCGGCTGGCCTATGCTGCGGTCTTTCCGGTCTGGCGGCTGGTATGGCCATTGGTATTGTAGGAGACGCCGGTGTCCGTGCGGTGGGTCAGCAAGAAAAGCTCTTTGTCGGTATGATTCTTATCCTAATTTTCGCCGAAGCCCTCGGTCTTTACG GTTTAATTGTGGCCTTGATCTTGTCGCAGAACTCGTTCGTGTGCGAGGGGaacaactaa